The Centropristis striata isolate RG_2023a ecotype Rhode Island chromosome 1, C.striata_1.0, whole genome shotgun sequence nucleotide sequence agatggacatacttttcagaggccaacatttccatattaaacatactttttaaaattggtcttttgtaatataattttttttttgaaacactgaattttaggtcttcattaaatgtaagccataatcattataattagaagaaattaaataaattaaaacaagaaatgtttctttctgtgcGTAATGGATTTATATAATGTGTCATttctgaattgaattactgacataaataaacttttctatgatattctaatttattgagatgcacctctctctctctctctctctctctctctctctgtgtgtgtgtgtgtgtgtgtgtgtctctctctctctctctctctctctctcttttgtgtAATTTCTATTGAAGAAGTCTGTATTGTTTCACCTTTGGCTTTCACTTTTGGTCTCCAAACAGATTGTGCCTCTGTCCAGCAGCTGCATAGCTCAACTCAAGATAGACACATGATGATTCATGACCAAACAAGGCGTGTCTGACCTGTTACCTCTTACTGACCTGACCAACAAATTACAGATGGTTGTGCCATCCGTGGTAACTACCTGCTAAAACGACAGGTCATTAACAAGGAAACGGCACTGGCGTTCATCTCAATGTTGGCCGAACTTAAAGTTTGCACACCTGGCACCAGTGACCTaatgacacttatttctttTATAGTTTCCTTGGTTGCAGTGTATGTGATTGACATCAGCAAAACAACATGGACCCAAGCTGTTGTCTAGCAATGCAGTTCTAGTGAGACTgtttaaatactgtatataatgttcATGGTGTTATGGTCATTGCAAGGAAAGTTAAAACGTTATTTTGATTCTGGTTTGGtgcaaagttgaatgtttaaatACACCAGAATTAAGGTTGTTGACTCagtttatgtattattttcagACGTTCAACAGACTTTGCCAacgataaaataaaacaacactaatgactgttattgttttgattattttcagcCATTTCCACCCAGAAAAGCCACAGTAGGTCGAGTCATTCACATCTGCAACCTCCCAGAAGGCAGCTGCACAGAGAATGATGTCATCAACCTGGGACTTCCCTTTGGCAAAGTCACCAACTACATCCTCATGCGCTCGACTCATCAGGTACAAGAACATTGTGGATTATTTGTTATTcatataaatcaataaatatttgcattttgcaCAGATTTCTGTCCTGATGACAGAAAAGGTGTTGATCCTGTGAGTatttgcacttgaaaaaagCAAATCACCAACGTTAagtatgtgtatttttatgatCATCAACAGCTTtgttcagctgctgctgttatGTACTTTGTCATAACTTACTGTTTTTAACTAGCAGAACATGATAGTGCAGTCAGTTTCCAGTTATCAGAACTGAACTGCAGCATTAATATCACCCCTATCAAATTTAAAGCTTTCTATCTAAAATCGTGGTATTGGTTACAGGGACTAAAGCAACTGTTGTGGTGATTTACTACGGTAATGAAATGTGATAGCTGGTGACGATGATTTTCAAAGAGTGGCTTGTATGCAGTCTGACATGAGAGATTCAAAACAAGTTTGGTGTCTCGCACAAGACACCATATAACTGTCGAAAGGGGATTATTTTTAACTGCCATTTTTCTGTTCACCCATCAGGCATTTCTGGAGATGGCGTATGTTGAAGCAGCTCAGGCCATGGTTCAGTACTACCAACTTACTCCAGCTATGATTAACAATCAGAAACTTCTCATCAGGATGTCTAAGAGGTACAAGGAGCTGCAACTCAAGGTAatgctaaagaaaaaaaataaagagcagGTTATATGCTGTCTTAACCAATTAACTAACAtgaatttattttctgtaaagaaACCAGGTAAAGATCTCCAATCAATCATCCATGATATCACCTCTCAGCAGGAGAGGGATGAGATGCAAGAAATCGAACAGTAAGGCAACTTTTCATTCTACTTTCAGTCTCaaatgttttgtgttattttaagttactAATCTACAAGCGCAAAATGTTGCACATGATTACTTAAGTTGAGTCagtgtaggcctgtcacgataatcaatatatcaacaaaaatggacacaatagtttttccGGACTTGATAAAGTGTcgtttacatgcatgtttgtttacataattcaTTAACATTCGATCGCGCTGCTTCTTTCCCTCTCCTGTCAGTCAACTTGCAGGGAGGcggggctcacacacacatacacacacacacacacacacacacacacacacagatagacggTGTGGACAGCATTGAAGCAGGTGAagcataaagaaagaaataactgGCGTACTGCAAGTTTTTCCGACGGCTGTCATTGTAGAATTACAGAAAGTTGAGTGGCATAAATGGAAGTAGTTTCAAAGCCGCTAACACCAACGAGCCGGTACGCCAAATTTGTATGAAGATAGTCGCAACAAAAAGTGGCAACACAACAAACCTCAAAGTCCATTTAAAACacaaccatccatccaatttCTTCAGCTGGGAACAGAGAACACGGTGGGAGCCACAGGACATGGAGCGCCCTCCACTAACCGACAACATGCAATTTAGGATATCTTtgccaaaaaatgcaaatataaacgTGACAACACAAAATGGCGCACGCACACAAATATCGTTACTCGCTTTATATCGAAAGAGAGCCATTCATCACTGTTGAGAAACCAGCGTTTAGAGAAATGAAAACTTTTGATAAGCAGTACTAATTGCCTAAAAAAACTTACAGAGCCTgagtctgttttatttatatcttttatttagctaagatattttatttattgttttacatttcaaTGCCAATGTTCAATTTTCTTGAGAATGAAAAGTTAATTGCTCTTAAAAAGGATGTGCTTgaattattatgctctaatatcattatattagcagcgtaaaaaaacaacaacaacatcaacagtaCTATCGTTTATCAGTATAGTTTCTtggaaaatatatcatcctaaaaaATTTCTTACAGTGACAGGCCTAAGTCTGTGTGATATTTCTGATctcaaaaattaaaacacaaagtgcagctTAAGAGGATTCCTCCATGTAATCTGCCCATCATCTCCCTCCAGCTACATGCCAGAGAGAGCACGCTCCCGCAGCCCTATCAGTCGCTCTCTGAGTCCTCATTCCCACAGCCCCAGTTTTACATCATGCTGCTCAGCCCACAGCCCCCAGGGAGCGTCATGCAGGGGCCCAGAGAGAGGCAGCAATGGCATGGGTCCTTGCCGGGGCTCTCGGGATTGGCCATCACACTTACGAAGGAGTGAAGAGGAAAGGGGCAGGGATGATTCATGGAGGAATGGGGGCAGTGTGGATGACGATCGGCCCAACGGACGGGCAGCTGACCGTCGGAAGGCTTACCAGAAACCCCTGGATCATATCAGCTCCAGATCTGTGGATGAgcggggagggggaggaggaggaagaggaggaggtgaaggcaTGAGGAGCAACAGAGACTGGCACCAACGAGGCAGCCCTCAAGGCATGTCCTTCAACTCTTACAGGAACATGGAGGACGACTTCTACATGAAGGAACAAATGTACAAGTCAGACAAGCCGCCCAGACCTCCGTACCAAAGGCACGACACAAAGCCAAAGAGGAGGGAAGGGGGGGACTACCACAGCAGATCGAGGCATTCTGAGTTCGAGATGACCGAGGAGACGTTTCGCAGAACAGCAGAAGACAAGAGGCAGGGTTCACCAGGCAGGGGCAGGAGCAGACGGACAAGCAGGAGGCACACTATTgtggaaaaacatgaaaaggaaAATGCTGCTGAAAATACTGTGAGTAACTTTTGGAAATATATTGTACGTCTTTCCGTGGCACATCCCTCTAGCTGCTAACTTATTTCTGTTTCCAGGATCGCCaatcaaaagaaaaatcagTTTCACCTCAGCGAAGCAGCATGTCAAAAGAGGCCACTGAATGTAGTAAAGAAAGAGACACTGTAAGTATGCATTGTGATCTTTATTAGACAAATAAAGTCATTAAGACACTTATTTGACCTCACAGGTTATCTGTACACATGTGTATACCCTCTTTAAAGCTGCAAGTTACCACTAGTGTATTTGGAGTATTAACAGCTCTTTTCTTGACCCATTTTCTAAGGTGAAGGAGTGGGAAAGCGAAGATGATAATGATGAAGAGTGTTGGTATCCGAAGAACATGGAGGAATTGGTCACTGTAGATGAAGTTGGAGGAGAAGATGATTCCATAATTGAGCCGGACCTTCCTGAGCTGGAAGAGTATGTATCGTGCCCCAAAGAGTCTGCAGAGGAAGAAGCAGCGGAGCAGCACATACTAccacctcccccctcctccttagAGGTGCAGGAGACATCTAACGAGAAGTCTAACCAGGAAAAGTTCTGTGAGGAAGCTGGAGATCCGCTAGAAGCATCTGTAAAGGAGAAAGCAGCTAGTCTTTTAGCTGCCACCAGTCCGGAAGACCAGACACTCAGTCCAGTGACTGCTGAGCCACCAATCTCCAACCTTAGTGACTTCCCCAGTGAGGAGTTCAAGACGGCTCTGGAGGAGGCATGTTTAGAGgataaagtaactaaaactggctCTTCAGAGGAGCCAGTGGAGAATCACATTTATATATCAGAGGACAGCAAAACCCTGGAAGTAGGACAGATCACAGAGACGGACGATAATGCGGTTCAACACAAGGATGGCATCCTTAAAAAAGGTACTTTTGAAAAGTTTCAGTTGCATTAAGCATCCTGAAGGACAGGTTTAGATGTTTTCACGTCTATTTTAACAGGATCGTTTAGTCAATTAATCAACTAGTTGATagaaacaaatgtaaaatatactaTTTTTCCAAACGATTGAAAACACACTGAGTAGAATATTtctaaagaaaaacaatgtgtaGACTCCTTCAAATCTATCTCAATCTTATGACCCAAGAAACAAAGGTATGGTGGtttctgtatctgcagagatctTGCCTTTCTGGACATTTCTTGCTGACTGGCCTCGCTGACACTGTAGGATAAGATGAGATAGAaaaagataagactttatttatcctgcagtggggaaatttagtcctcacagcagctcaagatacagacatctgtatctgtatccTCTATCTGTATCCTATTGTCTGTTGTGGGGAGCAGTGGTTGAAAACTATGGCATATAATGTGAGCTCTCTCCCATCATGCCCCCAAAAGAGCATCATTTCTAATGCTTTGTGCGTTCTGCTATTTAATTAATTGCTGTTCCTTTTACAGAGCTCGAGGCTCCCTCGCCATCTCATGAGCAAGACAAAGCTGTCAGTGAACACAGCATCCCTTTGGGTAAGCAAACTGTCTTCGTACATTTTATTATAGTTAATTCATCCatatctttcatattgtaatgtAGTTTGGGCAACTACCTTTCCTACTACACTCCACAGAATTTTGGTTCTTCAGAAACGTTTTGTTAGGATGGCAACCCGATCTGAGTCACATGCCTCATCTGTACCTTCAGATAtttactgttcatgacatcaatatctctcaaatatgtgttttattattattattattttattattatttataaggtatattcagatcatgaaaactttccagagcactttaagacttattttgaatttaattctCAGGTCCACTGTTATCCAACGcatcaatctttagatcttcatcctccaagatttcttacatgcagaggtcaatttatttttcaatttaggGGCACCAAATTAttgaataccttttcccatctggcaaagaactccatctctataaaatgtttcaaaagatgtctaaaagcccatttaactgccattttaaaattctaattcacacacaaatacacttttatatcatgttcatttttgtgtttatattgttatttgtgttactgtcattataacttgttgttgatgttgtacatatgtttttttcgattatcagtttattattttcttataactACTTCATTTTAGGTGgcggctttaaataagcccatctgggttttctgcctctccctgcacacTTTACTCTATATGTTCtctcattttatgtaattctaactgtgcaaataaacctaaacctaagcATAAGAAGTTTAATTATCACCCATCACTCATCTAACTTGAATGTTATGCAATGATTTTCAGCTCCTCAAGTACTTTATGTATTCTGTCAGTAAATATCAGCTCATGTAGAAAAGATtccaaaatagaaataatgatgatgaaattGTATCAAATATCTCTGACTGAATTAAACCCGGTCTATATTTAATCGTTGTCACAGAGACAAGTTCATCGAGTCTTTAGCTTGCGGTTTTAGTCCTAAAGATAAAGTGTTATCATGTACACCACTAATAAGTGCACTGACAACCTGTTGCATTAGCACTCTAATTGACTGGAATTGCTTGGCCACTTGCTGACCTATTTCCGGGAGCAGGTTGTGAAATACACCCCTGAGAGACAGTATTTATATTATCATTAGGGCTAGAATGACACAGCCAAGCACATGGCCAGTGTTGGGCTTGCTGCTTGGAGACTTACGTAAGCCCCGGTGCTGTGTAACAACAATACACCACAGCACTGACACACGAGTGTAGCTATTTTTGATGTATGATGCCCCGAGAATGTGCATGTGTCCATTGATAGCACGGCGGGGACCAATTTAACACTGATGAgtcatttaattgttttttaattatttattgtccCAGCCAGATATGTGTCAAATAACATGCAAATGAATGTACATAATGCATAATAGTTtgcaatggtggaatgtaactaagtacatttactcaagtactgtacttaagaactATTTCaaggtacttgagtatttccattaatGGAACTTTATACTtgtgctccactacatttagctgccaactttagttacttttcaggtcgagatttaacataaaaacatgatcaattcaaaataattacacatttttatcatttaaaccacataacagtatattaagtagtgaaATCAGCAATGCTAacttgacaatatttaaatatatatttagtaaaatatataaaacaatctgagtgggtccattctgcataacgagtacttttacttttgatactttaagtacattttgatgctgatacttttgtacttttacttcagtaagttttgaatgcatggCTTATGCTTTTAGtgcagtaatttcacagtgtggtatcagtattattacttaagtaaaggatcgggatacttcttccatcactgataGTTTGTAGTTGTATTAATTTTATCAGCATAAACCACTAAGCATAAGGTAAGTGTCCCTTGTTCCACAATGGAAAATTGTGgaatttattgaacatttttcatGTGCAGTTTTTATCAATCCAGGGTATCAATATCCAGAACCatttacaatgtaaaacaaGAACAGAACTGTATAGTGTACTTTActcaaaatgttgataaaaCAAAACCTTTTTCAATCTCCAACAGCTTCTTATGTTCATATTCACCTCAATCAACAGGCAAAGTCAGTACATCATACTTTTTCAAACATGAGGTGAAAGGGATCAGTATCAGTACACTGTCAGTGTATTGTTTTGCATTTAATTATTAACACATTTCTGGATTCAAGTCTGAGAATACTGAGAATATATGCATACTTACTATACTGCataatattatttgttttagtaAACAAAACGTTTACTAAAACAACCAGAGCTACTTTATGTTAACAgctacagaaaacagaaaaagaactaTTTTCAATAGTCTAGTGTCACACTCAGTTTCCCTGTGTAATATGTCTTATTTGAGTGTATTATAGAGCTTAAGTGTCAGGGATCATTCACTCATTTGGATGTTTTTCCGTAAGGAAACGAATAACAAAGAGTACTTTTTCTGGGGTTGAAATCTAATAGTTGTGTTTGCTGTTTAACAGGAGTGGAGTTCATTGTGCCGAAGACCGGCTTCTTCTGTAAACTCTGCGGACTGTTCTATAACAGCGAGGAGACCGCAAAGACCACTCACTGCCGCAGCACCGTACACTACAGGAACCTACAGGTACAcactgcacactcacacacagctgATGATGGAGATGATGACAAGAAGGAATAAAAAGATAATCTGGAATCATAAAGTTCCTAGTTCTTTCGTCCCTGAACTCCGTGTGCATGCTAACCCTCGGTGAGGTAGACGTCTATCTGACagcaaatgtgtttgtgtatatcaGTGTGTCTGCATGCGCATTTGCTGCCATTCCTTCTATACTTGCAAATGTaatcaaacattaaaatatgtatgCAGCACTG carries:
- the rbm20 gene encoding RNA-binding protein 20, with the protein product MMQLELKIGERRLSKRSLVAFAHQRIIMAVVSISAVPVDSTDKKGLQIGGQLPGSVQTGPQQQNQQLLLTPASLQLAQLQAQLTLHRLKLAQGGNTATAATVLNQVLSNVAMSQPLFNQLRTSAMVGNPQGAFPTGVLGLSSSNSALGALVGGGFNQINQNQPANVRLNHPGGGGTVGQQGAEYGKTSGSSYPSDTDRRVQYNLGGGISSASATAGDGQYSVINTQAKTLNNVGFQRDFYGHDMLEQQAGFSVNEQNMNVYNSTGHKEQWKGPANMSHSGKVDMVSNAANVWTAAGQPMRSRTELYNPEEPTPDPKFNPNSGVSSFASSVPQGFGGYQPLHGGEETLSSGTRTLQPYQVNDYHAATPTQLPHQCSICDKKVYNLKDWDQHVKGKLHLQNRTLYTNESSAVVSAGAVHYAVGRPSDGGLNPGGTNTMVYTSASQDVSSGANTSYLPAAAMKTYPTSDAGFASHQPESKPFPPRKATVGRVIHICNLPEGSCTENDVINLGLPFGKVTNYILMRSTHQAFLEMAYVEAAQAMVQYYQLTPAMINNQKLLIRMSKRYKELQLKKPGKDLQSIIHDITSQQERDEMQEIEHYMPERARSRSPISRSLSPHSHSPSFTSCCSAHSPQGASCRGPERGSNGMGPCRGSRDWPSHLRRSEEERGRDDSWRNGGSVDDDRPNGRAADRRKAYQKPLDHISSRSVDERGGGGGGRGGGEGMRSNRDWHQRGSPQGMSFNSYRNMEDDFYMKEQMYKSDKPPRPPYQRHDTKPKRREGGDYHSRSRHSEFEMTEETFRRTAEDKRQGSPGRGRSRRTSRRHTIVEKHEKENAAENTDRQSKEKSVSPQRSSMSKEATECSKERDTVKEWESEDDNDEECWYPKNMEELVTVDEVGGEDDSIIEPDLPELEEYVSCPKESAEEEAAEQHILPPPPSSLEVQETSNEKSNQEKFCEEAGDPLEASVKEKAASLLAATSPEDQTLSPVTAEPPISNLSDFPSEEFKTALEEACLEDKVTKTGSSEEPVENHIYISEDSKTLEVGQITETDDNAVQHKDGILKKELEAPSPSHEQDKAVSEHSIPLGVEFIVPKTGFFCKLCGLFYNSEETAKTTHCRSTVHYRNLQKYLSQLAEESLSGVLAEPSAAQ